Proteins encoded together in one Mobula hypostoma chromosome 9, sMobHyp1.1, whole genome shotgun sequence window:
- the LOC134351460 gene encoding transcription factor Spi-C-like isoform X3 codes for MSCWIQNSYSPLFNDAFEVIHHHQAQHFRQDPGLQYLPSPPHSAYNLQQHQEMGSGPYHTLDIQPQHLQDMVDFNMDSNKLMYENGIQVPNYYPESHIPDFFMPRQGKGRKRLRLYEFLSESLRDAEMSDCIQWVDKKSGVFQFISKNKEKVAEMWGRRKGNRKTMTYQKMARALRNYSRTGEIVKVRRKLTYRFDAQVLQRLGGVPNSPYPHTDHSHYSCDRWHFNYSYNELLQESTM; via the exons ATG agttgctggATACAAAACAGTTACAGCCCACTCTTCAACGATGCCTTTGAGGTAATCCATCACCATCAGGCTCAACACTTTCGCCAGGACCCGGGTCTCCAATACCTGCCAA GTCCTCCACACTCAGCATATAACCTCCAACAGCATCAGGAGATGGGTTCTGGACCTTATCACACTCTTGATATCCAACCCCAGCACCTCCAGGACATG GTGGATTTCAACATGGACAGCAACAAGTTAATGTATGAGAATGGGATCCAGGTTCCAAACTATTACCCAGAGAGCCATATTCCAGATTTCTTCATGCCAAGGCAAGGGAAAG GCAGGAAGAGGCTTCGCCTCTACGAGTTCTTGAGCGAATCCCTGCGAGACGCTGAGATGTCCGACTGCATTCAGTGGGTGGACAAGAAAAGCGGCGTCTTCCAGTTCATCTCCAAGAACAAGGAGAAGGTGGCAGAGATGTGGGGTCGGAGGAAGGGCAATCGCAAGACCATGACCTATCAGAAAATGGCCCGCGCCCTTCGGAACTACAGCCGTACCGGGGAGATTGTCAAAGTCCGCAGAAAGCTCACCTATCGCTTCGATGCGCAGGTCCTGCAGAGGCTGGGAGGGGTGCCGAACTCCCCCTATCCCCACACCGATCACTCGCACTATAGCTGTGACCGCTGGCACTTCAATTACAGCTATAACGAATTGTTACAGGAGAGCACCATGTGA
- the LOC134351460 gene encoding transcription factor Spi-C-like isoform X1, translating into MSCWIQNSYSPLFNDAFEVIHHHQAQHFRQDPGLQYLPSPPHSAYNLQQHQEMGSGPYHTLDIQPQHLQDMVDFNMDSNKLMYENGIQVPNYYPESHIPDFFMPRQGKGRKRLRLYEFLSESLRDAEMSDCIQWVDKKSGVFQFISKNKEKVAEMWGRRKGNRKTMTYQKMARALRNYSRTGEIVKVRRKLTYRFDAQVLQRLGGVPNSPYPHTDHSHYSCDRWHFNYSYNELLQESTICCLTCWVFLIFAISLPIKNSLFYTICVVTHVKCLKAQVRVVYSFGYPVIGKTLIFF; encoded by the exons ATG agttgctggATACAAAACAGTTACAGCCCACTCTTCAACGATGCCTTTGAGGTAATCCATCACCATCAGGCTCAACACTTTCGCCAGGACCCGGGTCTCCAATACCTGCCAA GTCCTCCACACTCAGCATATAACCTCCAACAGCATCAGGAGATGGGTTCTGGACCTTATCACACTCTTGATATCCAACCCCAGCACCTCCAGGACATG GTGGATTTCAACATGGACAGCAACAAGTTAATGTATGAGAATGGGATCCAGGTTCCAAACTATTACCCAGAGAGCCATATTCCAGATTTCTTCATGCCAAGGCAAGGGAAAG GCAGGAAGAGGCTTCGCCTCTACGAGTTCTTGAGCGAATCCCTGCGAGACGCTGAGATGTCCGACTGCATTCAGTGGGTGGACAAGAAAAGCGGCGTCTTCCAGTTCATCTCCAAGAACAAGGAGAAGGTGGCAGAGATGTGGGGTCGGAGGAAGGGCAATCGCAAGACCATGACCTATCAGAAAATGGCCCGCGCCCTTCGGAACTACAGCCGTACCGGGGAGATTGTCAAAGTCCGCAGAAAGCTCACCTATCGCTTCGATGCGCAGGTCCTGCAGAGGCTGGGAGGGGTGCCGAACTCCCCCTATCCCCACACCGATCACTCGCACTATAGCTGTGACCGCTGGCACTTCAATTACAGCTATAACGAATTGTTACAGGAGAGCACCAT atgctgcctgacatgctgggtGTTTTTGATATTTGCTATTTCTCTGCCAATAAAAAATTCCCTATTTTATACAATTTGTGTCGTGACTCACGTTAAATGTCTTAAAGCACAGGTTcgtgttgtgtacagttttggttaccctgtCATAGGAaagactttaatttttttttaa
- the LOC134351460 gene encoding transcription factor Spi-C-like isoform X4, producing the protein MRMGSRFQTITQRAIFQISSCQGRKRLRLYEFLSESLRDAEMSDCIQWVDKKSGVFQFISKNKEKVAEMWGRRKGNRKTMTYQKMARALRNYSRTGEIVKVRRKLTYRFDAQVLQRLGGVPNSPYPHTDHSHYSCDRWHFNYSYNELLQESTICCLTCWVFLIFAISLPIKNSLFYTICVVTHVKCLKAQVRVVYSFGYPVIGKTLIFF; encoded by the exons ATGAGAATGGGATCCAGGTTCCAAACTATTACCCAGAGAGCCATATTCCAGATTTCTTCATGCCAAG GCAGGAAGAGGCTTCGCCTCTACGAGTTCTTGAGCGAATCCCTGCGAGACGCTGAGATGTCCGACTGCATTCAGTGGGTGGACAAGAAAAGCGGCGTCTTCCAGTTCATCTCCAAGAACAAGGAGAAGGTGGCAGAGATGTGGGGTCGGAGGAAGGGCAATCGCAAGACCATGACCTATCAGAAAATGGCCCGCGCCCTTCGGAACTACAGCCGTACCGGGGAGATTGTCAAAGTCCGCAGAAAGCTCACCTATCGCTTCGATGCGCAGGTCCTGCAGAGGCTGGGAGGGGTGCCGAACTCCCCCTATCCCCACACCGATCACTCGCACTATAGCTGTGACCGCTGGCACTTCAATTACAGCTATAACGAATTGTTACAGGAGAGCACCAT atgctgcctgacatgctgggtGTTTTTGATATTTGCTATTTCTCTGCCAATAAAAAATTCCCTATTTTATACAATTTGTGTCGTGACTCACGTTAAATGTCTTAAAGCACAGGTTcgtgttgtgtacagttttggttaccctgtCATAGGAaagactttaatttttttttaa
- the LOC134351460 gene encoding transcription factor Spi-C-like isoform X2 — translation MGSGPYHTLDIQPQHLQDMVDFNMDSNKLMYENGIQVPNYYPESHIPDFFMPRQGKGRKRLRLYEFLSESLRDAEMSDCIQWVDKKSGVFQFISKNKEKVAEMWGRRKGNRKTMTYQKMARALRNYSRTGEIVKVRRKLTYRFDAQVLQRLGGVPNSPYPHTDHSHYSCDRWHFNYSYNELLQESTICCLTCWVFLIFAISLPIKNSLFYTICVVTHVKCLKAQVRVVYSFGYPVIGKTLIFF, via the exons ATGGGTTCTGGACCTTATCACACTCTTGATATCCAACCCCAGCACCTCCAGGACATG GTGGATTTCAACATGGACAGCAACAAGTTAATGTATGAGAATGGGATCCAGGTTCCAAACTATTACCCAGAGAGCCATATTCCAGATTTCTTCATGCCAAGGCAAGGGAAAG GCAGGAAGAGGCTTCGCCTCTACGAGTTCTTGAGCGAATCCCTGCGAGACGCTGAGATGTCCGACTGCATTCAGTGGGTGGACAAGAAAAGCGGCGTCTTCCAGTTCATCTCCAAGAACAAGGAGAAGGTGGCAGAGATGTGGGGTCGGAGGAAGGGCAATCGCAAGACCATGACCTATCAGAAAATGGCCCGCGCCCTTCGGAACTACAGCCGTACCGGGGAGATTGTCAAAGTCCGCAGAAAGCTCACCTATCGCTTCGATGCGCAGGTCCTGCAGAGGCTGGGAGGGGTGCCGAACTCCCCCTATCCCCACACCGATCACTCGCACTATAGCTGTGACCGCTGGCACTTCAATTACAGCTATAACGAATTGTTACAGGAGAGCACCAT atgctgcctgacatgctgggtGTTTTTGATATTTGCTATTTCTCTGCCAATAAAAAATTCCCTATTTTATACAATTTGTGTCGTGACTCACGTTAAATGTCTTAAAGCACAGGTTcgtgttgtgtacagttttggttaccctgtCATAGGAaagactttaatttttttttaa